From a region of the Synechococcus sp. PCC 7502 genome:
- a CDS encoding ABC transporter permease, whose product MNRRLRRLGLILTIIFLLMPLLAPVLQHLGILSDPNEFLSNPIHAAPSWQYIFGTDQQGHDILARSIAGAGVAWQVVIASTFLSLVIGVPLGMISGYQGGWLDRVLVFFMDALYTIPGLLLSITIAFVVGQGVWNAAIALSVSYIPQYFRVIRNQTVSVKTELFIEAAQALGANTWTVLTKYLAQNVIQTIPVFFTLNAADAILTLAGLGFLGLGVPEDIPEWGHDLKQALDALSTGENVWWTTLFPGLAITLMVVGLSLLGEGLTQKPE is encoded by the coding sequence ATGAATAGACGACTTCGTAGATTGGGGCTAATCCTCACAATTATTTTTCTATTAATGCCTTTATTGGCTCCAGTTTTGCAACATCTAGGTATATTGTCAGACCCCAATGAGTTTTTAAGTAATCCGATTCATGCAGCTCCATCTTGGCAGTATATTTTTGGTACCGATCAACAGGGGCACGATATTTTAGCAAGGTCGATCGCTGGAGCGGGGGTAGCATGGCAAGTGGTAATTGCTTCTACTTTTTTGAGTTTGGTGATCGGGGTACCTTTGGGCATGATCAGTGGCTATCAAGGCGGCTGGTTAGATCGGGTTTTAGTATTTTTCATGGATGCCCTTTATACGATCCCCGGTTTATTACTATCAATTACGATCGCTTTTGTGGTGGGGCAAGGTGTATGGAATGCAGCGATCGCCCTTAGTGTTAGTTATATTCCCCAGTATTTTCGGGTAATTCGTAACCAAACCGTCAGCGTCAAAACCGAATTATTTATTGAAGCTGCTCAAGCTCTGGGTGCCAATACTTGGACAGTTTTAACTAAATACTTAGCGCAAAATGTGATTCAAACTATTCCCGTGTTTTTTACCCTTAATGCTGCCGATGCCATTTTAACTTTGGCGGGGTTAGGCTTTTTAGGACTAGGCGTACCCGAAGATATACCTGAATGGGGACATGATTTAAAACAAGCTTTAGATGCCCTATCCACAGGTGAGAATGTGTGGTGGACAACTCTATTTCCCGGATTGGCAATTACCCTAATGGTGGTGGGACTATCTTTGCTCGGTGAAGGACTAACCCAAAAGCCAGAGTAA
- a CDS encoding DUF1257 domain-containing protein: MSHFSTLRTKITEAEILKSSLRDLGITVKTEADVRGYNGQRIRSEIVAVLEGDYDLGWSRNADGSFDLIADLWGVAKKHNQTELINSINQKYAVNKTLVEAKRPALANANVKLVVQ; encoded by the coding sequence ATGTCTCATTTCAGCACACTTCGCACAAAAATTACTGAAGCCGAAATTTTGAAGTCTTCTCTTCGTGATTTGGGTATTACGGTTAAAACTGAAGCAGATGTTCGTGGTTACAACGGTCAACGCATTCGCTCTGAAATCGTTGCAGTTCTTGAAGGCGACTATGATTTAGGTTGGTCTCGCAATGCTGATGGTTCCTTTGACTTGATCGCTGACCTTTGGGGAGTTGCTAAAAAGCACAACCAAACTGAGTTGATTAACTCTATCAACCAAAAATATGCTGTTAACAAAACCCTTGTTGAAGCAAAGCGTCCCGCCCTTGCCAATGCTAATGTCAAACTGGTAGTACAGTAA